The Nostoc sp. 'Peltigera membranacea cyanobiont' N6 genome contains the following window.
TGTGTGAGACGATAGCGGACGGTAGACGCGATAGTTGATTTCGGGGAAGATATTATCCATTAACTCGACTTTTTCCAACCATCCACTGTCAACTTTGCCGACTTTAACATCTTCGTAGAGCTTATTGAACCGCATCAGGTGCGATCGCGTCCGTCTAATTGCATAAGGTACCATTGTTCCTGTCCGCATAATAAATGCCCAGTCAGAAGATTGTGCTAATAGCAGTTCCCGCGCCGCTTGGTTGAGCGCTTTCCACTGCAATTCATCCTCTGGTTCCAAATGCGAGATTTCAATCATCCGTTCCGCAGCTTTGTGCAAATGCGGATAAATCCAAGCATTTGTTTCGTTCAACCAATATTCATGGAAACCCTTAAAACCCCAACTCGACTGCGAAGGACGACAGACTTGCTGCGTTGGCTGATCTCGCAAATAGTCTGCTAAATGAGTCATTTGATATGTTTTTTGGTCATACCACGACTTACGGAATAAGTAATCGATGAACCAGGGGCCTTCATACCACCAATGTCCAAATAATTCTGCGTCATAAGGCGAAACGATAATTGGCGGGCGCTGCATCATACCATAGAGATGCTCAGATTGCCGCTCTCGATTATACATAAAGTTATCAGCGTGTTCTGCTGCCTTTTCTCTAGCCCAATAAGGATCGTAGAGTGCTTTATCTGATAGACCTAAGCCACGCCCCGTAATTTTATGATACTTAATGCCCGTATTTTTCCGTTGACCATTGGGCATGATGTAGGGCTTGATGTACTCATATTCTGCTTCCCAGCCCAAATCTTTGTAAAATTCTCGATATTCTGCCGCCCCAGGATAGCCTACCTCAGAAGACCATACTTGTTGGGACGATTCATGATCTCGACCAAAGACAGCAACACCTGTTTCTGTATAAATTGGCGCATAAGTGCCAAAGCGCGGACGGGGACGGGCGTAAAGGATGCCATGCCCATCGGTGAGGAAGTAGCGTAACCCAGCATCGGCTAGCATCCGATCTAATCCTTCATAGTAGGCGCATTCTGGCAACCAAATGCCTCTGGGTGCTTTTCCAAAAGTTTGCTCGTAATGTTCGCAGGCTACCTGAATTTGCGCCCACACCGCCTCTGGATACATCTTCATCAACGGCAAATAGCCGTGAGTAGCGCCGCAAGTGATGATTTCCAGATTGTTACTGTCTTGGAACTTCTTAAAAGCTGTCACCAAGTCACCGTTATAGCTTTCCCATAGCTGACGGGCTTCCTTAAACTCAGTAGCGTAATGTTCTGCTAAATAACGAAGATGTCCGTTATTGACATTGTGTTCAGCTTCTAGTTGTATAAGTTCTTCTAGTTGGGCTAAGTGTGCTTCATAACGTTCTTGAAGCAGAGGATCGCGGAGCATCGACACGAGAGGAGGTGTCATACTCATCGTGATTTTAAAGTCGATACCGTCTCGCTTTAAGCCTTCAAATACTTTCAATAATGGAATATAAGTTTCTGTAATGGCTTCATAGAGCCATTCTTCCTCCAGCACGTAGTCACTTTCAGGGTGACGAACGAAGGGCAGATGTGCGTGGAGTACAAGCGCGACGTAGCCGATAGCCATAGTGATTTTTGGGTGATACTTTTAAGTAAAAGGTCGAGAAGTTGGGCTGAAATTAACAATATTTTAAGACTTTATGGGGATCGTAAGAATAGTTTTCAATTGAGTTAAATATAGTGCTTGTGGGGGTACAGCATTATTGTGCCTCCACTGCGTGTTTTTGCTGTCACGTAAAAATGTAAACTCAGTATTACCCAAAATTTTGTGATTTGAACATTACGCAGATGGTAATCGTTCAGGGGGGTCTACCGAGATCAACCGAAGAGGACAGTAAATACTGTTTGCTAAGACTGTATAATAATGGGTTGTTATTATGTCCTTCTCTAACACGATCTATCGCATAGTTGATGGCGTAACCATTCCTGGCGTATTTCTGCAAGCCTTTATCAAGAATGGAGACCACTATTTTGTTACTGAAATTAAGGTCTACAAAGACGGCAGAATTGATTGCTGGGGCATGGTTGACTTTAATGGTTTCAAAGAAAAGGTAAGCAAAGGTTGGGTTAGAACTCATCTGCCTGAAGGAGCAAGAGTCTCAATGATGGTGTCTGGTCTTTATTTCACCGCCCATCAAGTGAAGTCAAGAGTTGAGGAGCAGGAGTTTGTTAAAGAAGTTGAAGACGAGATCCGACGACTCAATGGCCAGCTAACAACAGGAGAGATTTGCCGACAGGCATTAACACAATATAAGCATGAGCCAAACGAGGCAAATAAGGAGTATTTGCGCCAAGCCTATGATGCTGTTCCTAAACACTGTCGCATATATTTAGGTGATATGGACGACAAAGATTCGGAATATCGCTCAATTCTAAACAGATGGAGCGACTAGAAGGAACCAACATCGGTACAACATTTCGTTGGAACGGCGGGACAGGGGTAATCGGATACGAGGCAGAGGTTATCTCCACTCTTCAACTGTTTCTATACAAAAAAATGCTTAACTCGAACGCCAAAACCTGGTAACAGTGGTGATGTGATTTCGTCATCAGCCAGCAACGTTGCGATCAGTTTTAATTGGGCATTTTCTCTGCGATAAACTTCTAGCTGCTGTAATTGCCAATTTGCAATCCAATACTCTTGGACTCCTGTGGATGAGTATAGTTTCAGCTTGGCTTCTCTGTCTCGACGTTCGTTGGTTGTCCCAGCAGAAAGCACTTCCGCTATGAGTTCTGGCGCTCCTCTCAAATGCCCTTCCTCATCGAGCAATAGTGCTAAACGCTTATGACTAATCCAAACTACATCGGGTATGACATTATCAGCATCTGTAAAAATTATACCGGGAGCTTGACGGGTTTCCCCCAGATCGCTAGAGCGAGACCAAATTTGTAATTCTAAGCATATATTACCCGCAGTCCCTTGATGTCTCCAGTGAGGCGCTCTAGTCACAAATAGTTCTCCGTCAATAATTTCATAGCGCTTCCATTCGTCAGTTTGGAGTAATTCTAAGTCTGAGGTTGTCCAACGAACCCGATCGGATATTGTTTGGTTCATAGCAATATTTTTCCATGCCTAAATAAAATTCTCTTTTCAGAATATTTGCTCAGGGTTAATACCTGCGGCTCGCAAGCGTTCTGCCAATATTGCAGCCCGTTGACGTTCTTGTTCTAGTTGTTGGTTTGCTTGCTGTAACTCTTGATTTGCTTGCTGTAACTCTTGATTAACTTGCTCTAACTGTTGGTTTGATTCTTCTTCTGGCAACATCACCAGCTGTCTATCTGGTGTAAAAAAGCGTAATTTACCGTCCTCAACTCCCAAATACAGCCCTAATTGCTGACTCCACAAGCAACCCGACTCAGTGGGAGCAAGTTCTTGATATTGCCCATCAACTATGTGAAATCCCTGTAACTCTAAGTTATTTGGATCAAACAAAAAGTAATCTGGAGTGCGAAATGTATTCTGATATATTTGTTTTTTCAACCCTTTATCAACCGAGGCAGTGGAATCAGATAACATCTCAATAATCACATTGGGATATTTGCCGTCTTCTTGCCACACAACCCAGCTTTTACGGTCTTTTTTTTCTGTATCTAAAACTACAAAAAAATCAGGGCCTCGAAATTCTTCTGATTTTTTTTGGTTGGGACTGAAATAGATAGTCAGGTTGCCGGTAGCATAAAAATCCTGGCGATCGCGCCACCACCATTTAATCAGGCGGATAAGTAAATCGATTTGTTCGCGGTGTAAATCAGATTCCAAGGGGGGTTCGTCACTATAGATATCGCCTGGTGGGAAAATTATACTATTAGTGACATCTTGTAAACTAGGTGTGGCAGCAAGGGACTGAGACATACAAGATAGTTTTTCTATTTGTATCCATGCTATCGTGACAAACCTTTATATAATCGCACTCCTTATTCCTCATCCCGATATAATTCTTGCAAGTCTTGTAACTGAGTCTTGCGGGAAATTCGGCGATATTTTTTACTTTCTAACTTGGGTTCGTATTGACTTTGACCTTTGCCTTTACTTTTGCTTTTTAACTTCATGCTAGATTCAGGATCGGCTTGTTGGTGTAGCTGTGTTTGATGAGCGATCGCAGCATCCAAAAATTCTAAATAATGTTCGTATCGTTCCCAATCTCCCCGCACCGCGCATTCCGGCTCGTCTCGATGCAGACAATCACTAAACCGACAGCTAGCAACTGCTAACCGCTTTCTGGCTTCTGGGAAATAATATATTAATTCTTCTGGGACACAATCCATGTCTGGCTGATTAAAGCCGGGAGTGTCTGCCAGTAAACCACCGTTAGGTAACTCAAATAATTCTATATGGCGAGTGGTATGACGACCGCGAGCTAGTTTGCCAGAAACTTCTCCGACTCGCAGCTTGGCCGAATCAATCAGCGTATTAATCAGGCTGGATTTGCCAACCCCGGAAGGCCCAGCAATTACAGTAATTTTATTGCTCAAATATTTGCCTGCTTGGTCGGTATTTATACCATCTTTGACGCTGATAAATATTGGTTCATAGCCCCAACCGAGTAAGCGATCGCTAACTTTTTGCTGTTCTAGCTCTGAAATTAAATCACTTTTATTCAAGCATAAAAGCACATCCAAGCTAGTAGACTCAGCTTTAATTAAAAATCGACTCAGTTGATAAGGTTCCAAAGGTGGATCGGCTACGGCAAATACCAAGAGGATTTGGTTGACATTAGCGATCGCGGGACGATCTAATTCGCTGTGACGGGGTAAGACATCAGCGATCGCTCCCCGTCCCCCAGCCCAATCTGGTTCTTCAACCACAACGCGATCGCCTACCATCACCTGTTGACCGATTTTTTTCAGCCTGGTTCGGCGAGTACAGAGGAGGAGAGGGGGATAAGGAAGATGAGAATCTCGATCCCCCATCTCCCCGATCTCCCCCTGTTTTTGATCCAGTTGTACTCGGTAAAAATTAGCCTGTACAGCGACGACTGTACCCAATAACTGTCCAGTTGCGGCAAAATCTGTCATTGGCTAGCAACTGGACGGCGCACTAACAGAGAAAAATAACTAGTGCAGTCTGTAATTTCTTCAACCTGATAACCTGCCATTGTCAGACTATCAGGAACCTGCTCAATCGGTTCACCAGGGTCTAGCCAGACTTCTAGCAAACCTCCCAATGGCATTTTCTCCAAATGTAATTTTGTCCGCACAAAATTAATCGGGCAAGGGGTGCCGCGTAAATCAAGTTGAGCATCGGGAGTTAAAAGAGAAGAGGGCATCATTACTTAAATAAATTTCCCAAGAATCCTTCTAGACCGCCTTTACCAGTGCGATCGCCCTTAATTTTAGCCAGCTTCTCTAACAGTTCCCTCTCCTCTGGGGTGACTTTGTTGGGAATATCAATTAATACGTTCAGCATGTGATCCCCACGACTGACGGGATTACCTAAGCGAGGTACGCCGCGATTTTCCAACTTCATCACCGTATTTGGCTGAGTTCCGGCTGGAATAATCAATTCTACAGGGCCATCTACCGTATCTACCTCTAACCGACAACCTAAAATCGCTTGCAGGTAGCTAACTTTGATTTCCGAAAGAATATTAATGCCGTCCCGTTGGAATTCTTCGTCCTCATTTACGAACAAGTAAACGTATAAATCTCCAGGAGGGCCACTGCGCTGACCGGCATCTCCTTCACTAGAAATCCGCAAACGAGTACCATTATCTACCCCAGCCGGAATGGTAATTTTGAGTTTCTTGGTGACTTGATTTGCGCCCTTGCCATCACAAGCATCACATTTATCTTCTATTACCATCCCTGTCCCATTGCAGGTGGGACAAGTCGAGACTTGAGTGAAACTGCCAAAAGGGGTTCTCGTGACACGGCGGACTTGACCAGATCCGCTACAAGTCGAACAAGTGCGGGGGCGAGTTCCAGGTTTAGCACCAGAACCGCTACAGACTTCACAATTTTCTAAATGTGAGATGCGAATTTCTTTTTCGCCGCCAAATACTGCTTCCCGAAAGTCTAACTTCAGGTCTAGCCGTAGATCGTCGCCTCTTGCAGGCCCACTGCGCCGTCTTTGTTGCGTGGGACTACCCATACCGCCACCAAAGCCACTAAAAATGCTTTCAAAGATATCGGCAAAACCGCCCATATCACCGACATCTTGGAAGCCCCCGCCAGCAGCACCTGAGACACCCTCTGGCCCAAAGCGATCGTAACGAGCGCGGGTTTCGGGTTCTGAGAGTACCTCATAAGCACGGTTAATCTCTTTAAAGCGATCCTCCGCCCCCGGTTCTTTGTTCACATCTGGGTGAAACTTTCGGGCTAAACGGCGATAGGCTTGTTTGAGTTCTTCTTTGTCGGTGTCACGAGAGACACCCAGGATTTCATAATAGTCGCGGGCCATATAGCAAAGGTAAAAGTTAGAAGGAAGAAAGCAGAAGTCAGCAGAACGTCACGGTCACTTGCTACCCTACAGAAAAGCATTTTGCCTATAACTCTTGAAGAGCAACGCAGTGTCCTTCAGAGGGTGGCTTGCCGGAGGTGAGGCAGAAGATAAAATTAATTTTTGTTAATAACTGATTTTACCCTTTACCTTTTACAAAAATCACCGACAAATTTCGAGCAACAGGTGCTTTCCTCGTGGAAGACGACAAAAGCCACAGAAGTTATGAGCAGGGGAAGCCTTTGCTCCGACTTCTCACTGCCGAGTCGGCTGTCTCTTTTACAATTGTGCTACGTAGGAGAGGAAAACCCCGCCCATCAACCAGAGGGGCTAGCCGCACCATTAGGTGTGGAAAACCACCCTTATGCTTTGGATCGTATCTGAACCGCCATACTTCCTAGCAGTAATTTGCTTCTACAATCTAGCAAACCCCAGGGGTCTTGTGAAACTTCGCTAAATCCATAATAAATATTAAATATATTAAAATACCTTAATAAAAATCTGCAACTTAGGGGACTGGGGACTGGGCACAGTATCTGGAGATTAGAGGTTTAGTGGAGAAGGGTTCAGAGGGATTTTCGCTCTGCTTTCCTGCTTCTTTCCCAATCCCCAATCCCCAATCCCTAATCTATTGCCTCATAATCAGCCTGTGCGGTACTTTCTTCGTCAAAATCAAAGTTGAATTGTGGTATTAATGTACCGTTCATTGGTGAGTCTCCTTCTGGAGTAAAAGCACTAGCTGAAGCCTCCTCAATCTCATCACTTTGGCTGTTGGCTCGATTGTAGACATCAGCACCAATGGCAAACAAAGTTTGTTGGAAGTCGTCTAAACGCTGCTTAAATTCCACCGTGGAGATGTTGGAGTCAATCATTGCAGCTTGAAGTTGTGAAACTTTTTCACTAGCCAAAGTCTTCATCTGGTCGCCGATAAAGTTGCCATTATCCTTGATGGTGGATTCGTAACTGAACAACAGATTATCTGCTTGGTTTCTGAGTTCAACCAGTTCTTTACGTCTTCTATCTTCTTCGGAAAACAGTTCGGCTTCTTGGCGCATCCGTTCGACTTCGTTGGTACTCAAACCACCTGTATTTGTAATCCTGATACTCTGTTCTCTACCTGTACCTTTGTCTTGGGCAGAAACCTTCAGGATGCCATTGACATCGATTTCAAAGGATACTTCGATTTGCGGTACACCACGGGGCGAAGGGGGAATTCCTGCTAGCAAAAACTTGCCGAGACTCTTGTTATCTCGTGACATTGCCCGTTCACCTTGGAGAATGTGAATTTCTACCGAGGTTTGCCCATCAACGGCTGTGGAAAAAATTTGTGACTTACTGGTGGGAATTGTGGTGTTGCGTTCAATAATTTTGGTGAACACTTCACCCAAGGTTTCAATTCCCAAAGATAGGGGGGTGACATCCAATAGTAAGAGATTATCGACTTCGCCACCCAATACCCCTGCTTGGATTGCTGCTCCCAATGCTACCGCTTCATCAGGGTTGATCGAGCGATCGGGAGCTTTGCCATTGAAAAATTTAATCAGCGCGTTTTGGACTGCGGGAATACGGGTAGAACCACCTACCAAAATAATCCGATCTATCGCTTCTGGTTTGAGATCCGCATCTTTGAGCGCTTGGATCATTGGTTCAATAGTACCTTCAATTAATTTCCCTGCCAGTTCCTCAAATTTAGAGCGGCTGAGTTCCATCTCTAAATGCTTTGGGCCGGTTTCATCAGCTGTGATGAATGGCAGATTGATGGAGGTATTGACCATGTTAGAGAGTTCAATTTTGGCCTTTTCTGCTGCTTCCCGTAGGCGTTGCAGTGCCATCTTATCTTTGGAAAGGTCGATTTTCTCCTCTTGCTGGAAGTGTTCCATCATCCAAAGCACGATCGCATTATCAAAGTCGTCTCCACCCAAGTGGTTATTACCACAAGTTGCCTTAACTTCAAAAACGCCATCCCCAAGTTGCAGGATCGATACGTCGAAAGTCCCGCCTCCTAAGTCGAATACTAAAATTAGCTGCTCTTGGTCTTGCTTGTCTAATCCGAAAGCTAAAGCCGCAGCTGTTGGTTCATTGATGATTCGCAGGACTTCTAATCCGGCGATCGTGCCAGCATCTTTAGTGGCTTGTCTTTGAGCATCTGTAAAATATGCGGGTACGGTGATCACTGCTTGCGTGACTTCTTCACCCAAGAAGTTTTCTGCATCCTGCTTGAGCTTTTGCAGGATCATCGCGGATAATTCTTGTGGCGTGTAATTTTTTGAGCGAATTTGAACATCAACGGTATCGTCTCGACCTTTGATGCAGTTGTAGGGGACGCGATCGCGTTCTATTTCAGTGTCTTCCCAACGTCGCCCGATAAATCGTTTAATACTGTAAATTGTGTTTTCCGCATTGGTTACGGCTTGGCGCTTTGCCAATTGACCAACCAAGCGATCGCCACTCTTCCCAAATCCCACAATACTTGGAGTAGTTCGTCCGCCTTCAGAATTGGAGATCACCAGTGGTTGACCGCCCTCCAGAACTGCGACGCAACTGTTGGTAGTGCCTAAATCGATTCCAATAACTTTTCCCATAATTGGCAGTATTTTTACTGATTTTTTATGCTGTAATATGTCGCAGACTAACTTTTTTGCTCCGAATCAAGGCTAGCGGATAACGTCTGTGGAACCCATATTGCTGGTAGCAAGAGAGAAGTTGAAACACAGAGAGTTATCCAAAGCCTTGTCCAAGTTTTAGGTACGCGATGCTCGTCCTTGCTAGAAGCCAGGCACTTTTGGTCAGCGAGACGAGCGACTACAGCTTAACTGAAGGCTTGACTCGACTGATCTTCCTCCGTAGAAGGTGTATCTTCCTTTGGAGCAGCTACTTTGACCATTGCATGGCGTAGCACGCGCTCGCCCAAGTAATATCCGCGCACTAACTCTTCTAACACTGTTCCTTCAGGATGTTCATCCGTAGGTTCCCGCATTACTGCTTCATGGAGGTTAGGATCGAATTCTTGGCCTTCAGGACGCATTGGTGATACACCCAAGCGTTTGAGGCTATCGACTAATTGTTTGTAAACCCCTTGGTAGCTTTTGTGCATGGTCATTTCGCCATCAGATTGCGGTTTGAGGTGCGATCGCGCCCGCTCAAAATTATCGACCACTGGTAGCAATTCTAGAATCGTATTCCGCTTCATCAGCGTCTCTAGCTCTTCTTTTTCTTTGCTAGTGCGTTTCCGATAATTCTCAAAATCAGCGGCAATCCGCATATATTGAGTACTACGTTCTTCTAGTTGTGTTTTGAGAGACTCAATTTGTTGAGTCAGTTCTGCCAAAGCTGCCGTTTCTACTCCAGTGTTATCGGTTGCAGGAACGCCAGTTTCTGCATTGATAGTAGCTGCATCTCCCGATACATTAGCTTGGGATGCCACTTGCTCTGTCACCTCGCTACCAGATTCATTGAAATTAATTTGGGCTGGGGAGTCACTCTTCATTGCTTGCTTTACCTCTGTTGGTTCACCCAATTGCTGGCTAGTATTGTTTATCTGTTTATTTTCATCCATCATTGTCCACTCATTCCAGATGCTTGCTATTTATGGCAGTGTATCTCCATAGCTTGCAACCGTCGTCATCCACGACTTGCAACTAAGGCTGATTTTGTTGCCGACAAGTTTCTGGAAGTGATGTAACCGTTTTCTTATTGTGACAAATGGCGAACACCTTAGCGTAGACACCATCAAGGCGGGAACCCGAACGAGTAGTGTACCTCTAGGAGTAAGTAATTTGAAAGAGTGGCGCTTAATCTCATTCGCCCCTGTGACTAAAAATTTGTTGCTTGAGTGATTCAGGAATTGATATTTTCTCTACTATTACTTATTTTTCACTCACCATTTAGCGAGAACTCCGAACAACAGTTTTCGTTACTTAGAAGTTCAATGACTTTTTTGGCAAATGAGAATTCTATCTCACCGACTGGGAATACTTTAAGCAGAGGTTCCCCTACTCATTCGCTCATTTATGACTTACTCGTCACCACAACGGCGCAGTACCGCTCTAACTACCAGAACAGAGTTTTCGCCCTTCGGCAACAAGCTAGTCCAATCTGGCTATGTCAATACCGAACAGATGAGGCAGGCACTAATTGAAAGCCGCAAATCTGGCAGACCCTTAACGGAAGTACTAGAGTCAATTACTGGACAACAACTATCACCTGAGTTGCTCAGGCAATACAAAAAACAGCAGCTATTTGAACTTAAAATACTATACGGTGTTGAATTCCTCGATCCGGAAGTCAGTTCCGTTGCTAACACGATGATGGGGAACCTGATTGAAACCCTCATCCCAGTGGATATTTGCCGTCGCCATCGTTTAGTACCACTGTCGAAACACGAAGACCAAACCCCGCCCTCAGTTTTAGTGGCGATGGTTGCTCCAGATAACCTAGAGGCTTCTGATGACCTAAATCGCATCTTGCGCCCCCAAGGACTGGCATTGCAGCGCATGGTGATTACCCAGGAAGACTACCAACAGCTAATCAACCAATATTTGGATGAAATGGCTGTTAAGCAAAAGCACCTAGACCAAGAAAAGTTTACAGATATTAATCAGGATTTAGAAAACCTCGGAAATCTCGATATTTCCGATGCTCCTGAAGAAATGGAGGCCGATCTTGGGGCAGCGATGAAGGGTGCAGAGGATGCCCCAGTCATCAACCTAGTGAACAGAATCCTGGCTAAAGCCTTGCATGAGGGCGTTTCTGACATTCATATCGAACCGCAAGAAGAAAACTTACGCATTCGCTTTCGGAAGGATGGCGTACTGAAGGAAGCTTTCGATCCCCTACCGAAAAAAATCATCCCGGCGGTGACAGCCCGATTTAAAATCATCTCGAATCTAGATATTGCCGAACGCCGTATGCCCCAAGATGGACGCATCCGGCGGCTATTTGAGGGACGTAAGGTGGATTTCCGCGTGAATACCTTGCCCAGTCGCTACGGGGAAAAGGTGGTACTGCGGATTTTGGATAACTCCTCTACCCAACTGGGATTAGATAAGTTAATTACCGATCCAGAGACTTTACATATTGTCCAGGATATGGTTAGCCGTCCCTTTGGACTAATTTTGGTAACTGGGCCAACTGGTTCTGGGAAAACAACCTCGCTCTATTCTGCACTATCAGAAAAGAACGATCCCGGAATTAATATCAGTACTGTGGAAGACCCAATTGAGTACAGTCTTCCAGGGATTACTCAAGTACAGGTGATTCGAGAAAAAGGGTTAGATTTTGCTACCGCTCTGCGGGCTTTCTTGCGGCAAGATCCAGATGTGCTACTGGTGGGTGAAACGCGGGATAAGGAAACGGCAAAAACAGCAATTGAGGCTGCCTTGACCGGTCACTTAGTATTAACTACCTTACATACCAATGATGCCCCAGGTGCGATCGCTCG
Protein-coding sequences here:
- a CDS encoding Uma2 family endonuclease, coding for MSQSLAATPSLQDVTNSIIFPPGDIYSDEPPLESDLHREQIDLLIRLIKWWWRDRQDFYATGNLTIYFSPNQKKSEEFRGPDFFVVLDTEKKDRKSWVVWQEDGKYPNVIIEMLSDSTASVDKGLKKQIYQNTFRTPDYFLFDPNNLELQGFHIVDGQYQELAPTESGCLWSQQLGLYLGVEDGKLRFFTPDRQLVMLPEEESNQQLEQVNQELQQANQELQQANQQLEQERQRAAILAERLRAAGINPEQIF
- the dnaK gene encoding molecular chaperone DnaK; translated protein: MGKVIGIDLGTTNSCVAVLEGGQPLVISNSEGGRTTPSIVGFGKSGDRLVGQLAKRQAVTNAENTIYSIKRFIGRRWEDTEIERDRVPYNCIKGRDDTVDVQIRSKNYTPQELSAMILQKLKQDAENFLGEEVTQAVITVPAYFTDAQRQATKDAGTIAGLEVLRIINEPTAAALAFGLDKQDQEQLILVFDLGGGTFDVSILQLGDGVFEVKATCGNNHLGGDDFDNAIVLWMMEHFQQEEKIDLSKDKMALQRLREAAEKAKIELSNMVNTSINLPFITADETGPKHLEMELSRSKFEELAGKLIEGTIEPMIQALKDADLKPEAIDRIILVGGSTRIPAVQNALIKFFNGKAPDRSINPDEAVALGAAIQAGVLGGEVDNLLLLDVTPLSLGIETLGEVFTKIIERNTTIPTSKSQIFSTAVDGQTSVEIHILQGERAMSRDNKSLGKFLLAGIPPSPRGVPQIEVSFEIDVNGILKVSAQDKGTGREQSIRITNTGGLSTNEVERMRQEAELFSEEDRRRKELVELRNQADNLLFSYESTIKDNGNFIGDQMKTLASEKVSQLQAAMIDSNISTVEFKQRLDDFQQTLFAIGADVYNRANSQSDEIEEASASAFTPEGDSPMNGTLIPQFNFDFDEESTAQADYEAID
- the rsgA gene encoding small ribosomal subunit biogenesis GTPase RsgA, with amino-acid sequence MTDFAATGQLLGTVVAVQANFYRVQLDQKQGEIGEMGDRDSHLPYPPLLLCTRRTRLKKIGQQVMVGDRVVVEEPDWAGGRGAIADVLPRHSELDRPAIANVNQILLVFAVADPPLEPYQLSRFLIKAESTSLDVLLCLNKSDLISELEQQKVSDRLLGWGYEPIFISVKDGINTDQAGKYLSNKITVIAGPSGVGKSSLINTLIDSAKLRVGEVSGKLARGRHTTRHIELFELPNGGLLADTPGFNQPDMDCVPEELIYYFPEARKRLAVASCRFSDCLHRDEPECAVRGDWERYEHYLEFLDAAIAHQTQLHQQADPESSMKLKSKSKGKGQSQYEPKLESKKYRRISRKTQLQDLQELYRDEE
- the dnaJ gene encoding molecular chaperone DnaJ, yielding MARDYYEILGVSRDTDKEELKQAYRRLARKFHPDVNKEPGAEDRFKEINRAYEVLSEPETRARYDRFGPEGVSGAAGGGFQDVGDMGGFADIFESIFSGFGGGMGSPTQQRRRSGPARGDDLRLDLKLDFREAVFGGEKEIRISHLENCEVCSGSGAKPGTRPRTCSTCSGSGQVRRVTRTPFGSFTQVSTCPTCNGTGMVIEDKCDACDGKGANQVTKKLKITIPAGVDNGTRLRISSEGDAGQRSGPPGDLYVYLFVNEDEEFQRDGINILSEIKVSYLQAILGCRLEVDTVDGPVELIIPAGTQPNTVMKLENRGVPRLGNPVSRGDHMLNVLIDIPNKVTPEERELLEKLAKIKGDRTGKGGLEGFLGNLFK
- a CDS encoding Uma2 family endonuclease; this encodes MNQTISDRVRWTTSDLELLQTDEWKRYEIIDGELFVTRAPHWRHQGTAGNICLELQIWSRSSDLGETRQAPGIIFTDADNVIPDVVWISHKRLALLLDEEGHLRGAPELIAEVLSAGTTNERRDREAKLKLYSSTGVQEYWIANWQLQQLEVYRRENAQLKLIATLLADDEITSPLLPGFGVRVKHFFV
- a CDS encoding sulfurtransferase TusA family protein, translated to MMPSSLLTPDAQLDLRGTPCPINFVRTKLHLEKMPLGGLLEVWLDPGEPIEQVPDSLTMAGYQVEEITDCTSYFSLLVRRPVASQ
- a CDS encoding DUF7638 domain-containing protein; this encodes MSFSNTIYRIVDGVTIPGVFLQAFIKNGDHYFVTEIKVYKDGRIDCWGMVDFNGFKEKVSKGWVRTHLPEGARVSMMVSGLYFTAHQVKSRVEEQEFVKEVEDEIRRLNGQLTTGEICRQALTQYKHEPNEANKEYLRQAYDAVPKHCRIYLGDMDDKDSEYRSILNRWSD
- a CDS encoding glycoside hydrolase family 57 protein yields the protein MAIGYVALVLHAHLPFVRHPESDYVLEEEWLYEAITETYIPLLKVFEGLKRDGIDFKITMSMTPPLVSMLRDPLLQERYEAHLAQLEELIQLEAEHNVNNGHLRYLAEHYATEFKEARQLWESYNGDLVTAFKKFQDSNNLEIITCGATHGYLPLMKMYPEAVWAQIQVACEHYEQTFGKAPRGIWLPECAYYEGLDRMLADAGLRYFLTDGHGILYARPRPRFGTYAPIYTETGVAVFGRDHESSQQVWSSEVGYPGAAEYREFYKDLGWEAEYEYIKPYIMPNGQRKNTGIKYHKITGRGLGLSDKALYDPYWAREKAAEHADNFMYNRERQSEHLYGMMQRPPIIVSPYDAELFGHWWYEGPWFIDYLFRKSWYDQKTYQMTHLADYLRDQPTQQVCRPSQSSWGFKGFHEYWLNETNAWIYPHLHKAAERMIEISHLEPEDELQWKALNQAARELLLAQSSDWAFIMRTGTMVPYAIRRTRSHLMRFNKLYEDVKVGKVDSGWLEKVELMDNIFPEINYRVYRPLSSHTK
- the grpE gene encoding nucleotide exchange factor GrpE; this encodes MMDENKQINNTSQQLGEPTEVKQAMKSDSPAQINFNESGSEVTEQVASQANVSGDAATINAETGVPATDNTGVETAALAELTQQIESLKTQLEERSTQYMRIAADFENYRKRTSKEKEELETLMKRNTILELLPVVDNFERARSHLKPQSDGEMTMHKSYQGVYKQLVDSLKRLGVSPMRPEGQEFDPNLHEAVMREPTDEHPEGTVLEELVRGYYLGERVLRHAMVKVAAPKEDTPSTEEDQSSQAFS